Proteins encoded within one genomic window of Haematobia irritans isolate KBUSLIRL chromosome 5, ASM5000362v1, whole genome shotgun sequence:
- the LOC142241863 gene encoding alpha-amylase A-like, with protein sequence MFFAKSNLAILVVLAISSQLASGQFNPNYVSGRSTIVHLFEWKWDDIAKECENFLGPKGYAGVQVSPVNENVVVANRPWWERYQPISYLLTTRSGNEDQFASMVKRCNAVGVRTYVDVVFNHMTATHATTVGTGGSTADPNSKSFPAVPFSSTDFHASCGINNYNDVNQVRNCELVGLKDLDQSVSWVQDRIVDFLNKLISLGVAGFRVDAAKHMWPAHLKVIYNRLNNLSTSHGFAANSRPFLFQEVIDMGGEAISKYEYTDLGTVTEFRHSDSIGKVFRGKDQLRWLVNWGTEWGFMPSDRSLVFVDNHDNQRGHGAGGADILTYKTSKQYKMATAFMLAHPFGITRVMSSFDFTDTDQGPPTTDGVNIRSPIFNADDSCSGGWICEHRWRQIYNMVEFRNVAGTAALQNWWDNGSNQIAFCRGNKAFIALNADSYDLNSSLQTCLPAGTYCDVISGSKSGSSCTGKSVVVGSDGRATITVRTSEMDGVLAIHVNSKL encoded by the exons ATGTTCTTTGCCAAATCTAATTTGGCCATTCTTGTGGTCTTGGCCATTTCTAGCCAATTGGCTAGTGGTCAATTTAATCCAAATTATGTTTCGGGTCGCAGTACCATAGTACATTTGTTCGAATGGAAATGGGATGATATAGCAAAGGAGTGTGAAAATTTCCTAGGACCCAAAGGATATGCTGGTGTTCAG GTTTCCCCTGTCAATGAAAATGTTGTAGTTGCCAATCGTCCTTGGTGGGAACGTTATCAACCCATTTCCTATCTGTTAACCACACGTTCCGGAAATGAAGATCAATTTGCCAGTATGGTTAAACGTTGTAATGCCGTTGGTGTCCGCACCTATGTCGATGTTGTATTCAATCATATGACAGCCACTCATGCTACTACTGTTGGTACCGGAGGTTCTACAGCTGATCCCAATTCTAAGAGTTTCCCTGCTGTACCCTTTTCCTCTACCGATTTCCATGCCAGCTGTGGCATTAATAACTACAATGATGTAAATCAAGTACGCAATTGTGAATTGGTCGGTTTGAAGGATTTGGATCAGAGCGTATCCTGGGTTCAAGATCGTATTGTCGACTTCTTGAATAAGTTGATTTCTTTGGGTGTGGCCGGTTTTCGTGTGGATGCTGCCAAACATATGTGGCCAGCCCATTTGAAG GTAATCTACAATCGTTTGAACAATCTTAGCACTTCCCACGGTTTCGCTGCCAATAGTCGCCCCTTCCTTTTCCAAGAGGTTATTGATATGGGTGGTGAAGCTATTTCGAAATATGAATATACAGATTTGGGTACCGTCACTGAATTCAGACATTCCGATTCAATTGGCAAGGTCTTCCGAGGCAAAGATCAATTACGTTGGCTAGTCAATTGGGGTACCGAATGGGGCTTCATGCCTTCCGATCGCTCTCTGGTCTTTGTCGATAATCATGATAATCAACGTGGTCATGGAGCTGGAGGTGCCGATATTCTCACTTATAAGACCTCGAAACAATATAAAATGGCCACGGCCTTTATGTTGGCCCATCCCTTTGGTATTACTCGTGTCATGTCTTCCTTTGATTTCACCGATACCGATCAAGGTCCTCCCACTACGGATGGTGTAAACATACGTTCGCCTATCTTCAATGCTGATGATTCATGCAGTGGCGGTTGGATATGTGAACATCGTTGGCGTCAAATTTACAATATGGTTGAATTCAGAAATGTTGCTGGTACTGCCGCATTGCAAAATTGGTGGGATAATGGCAGCAATCAAATTGCCTTCTGTCGTGGCAATAAGGCTTTCATTGCTCTCAATGCTGATTCGTATGACCTGAATAGCTCTTTGCAAACCTGCTTGCCTGCCGGTACTTATTGTGATGTTATTTCGGGATCCAAATCTGGTTCCAGTTGTACTGGTAAATCGGTGGTTGTGGGATCCGATGGTCGTGCTACAATTACTGTACGTACTTCAGAGATGGATGGTGTTTTGGCTATTCATGTTAATTCGAAATTGTAG